One stretch of Streptomyces sp. R21 DNA includes these proteins:
- a CDS encoding glycoside hydrolase family 15 protein — protein sequence MHRRIEDYALIGDERTAALVGRDGSVDWLCLPRFDSGACFAALLGDKDNGHWRIAPKGAGLCTRRAYRPDTLVLDSEWETDEGAVRVTDLMPQRDKASDLVRVVEGLSGRVTVRSTIRLRFDYGSIVPWMRRANGHRVAIAGPDSVWLRSEPQVHTWGKDFGTHSEFTVAEGEKVAFVLTWHPSHEPRPPLMDPYDALRCSVEEWQEWAARCRYDGPYRDIVVRSLITLKALTYQPTGGIVAAPTTSLPEEFGGVRNWDYRYCWLRDSTLTLGALLSAGYHDEAEAWRDWLLRAVAGDPADLQIMYGIAGERRLPEQELGWLSGFAGSAPVRIGNDAVNQLQLDVYGEVMDSLALARESGLSVKPHMWRLQCALMEFLQTAWRQPDEGLWEVRGGRRHFVYSKVMAWVAADRAVRTLEGDPKLRGDLDGWRAMREEVHREVCERGFDVERNTFTQAYGSRELDAALLLIPRVGFLPPDDPRVIGTIDAVREELGHAGFMRRYSSEETVVDGLPGSEGTFLVCSFWLADALHMTGRTKEARELFDRVVGVANDVGLLSEEYDPVSGRQLGNYPQAFSHIGLVNTALALFHEEGQDGASSADEAG from the coding sequence GTGCATCGACGTATCGAGGACTACGCGCTCATCGGCGACGAACGGACCGCTGCCCTGGTGGGGCGCGACGGCTCCGTCGACTGGCTCTGTCTGCCACGGTTCGACTCGGGAGCCTGCTTCGCGGCGCTCCTGGGCGACAAGGACAACGGCCACTGGCGGATCGCACCGAAGGGGGCGGGCCTCTGCACCCGGCGCGCCTACCGGCCGGACACCCTGGTGCTCGACTCCGAGTGGGAGACCGACGAGGGCGCGGTCCGTGTCACCGACCTGATGCCGCAGCGCGACAAGGCATCCGATCTCGTACGCGTCGTGGAGGGCCTCAGCGGCCGTGTGACGGTGCGCAGCACGATCCGGCTGCGCTTCGACTACGGCTCGATCGTGCCGTGGATGCGCAGGGCGAACGGCCATCGCGTGGCGATCGCGGGCCCGGACTCGGTGTGGCTGCGCAGTGAGCCCCAGGTGCACACCTGGGGCAAGGACTTCGGTACGCACTCGGAGTTCACGGTCGCCGAGGGCGAGAAGGTCGCCTTCGTACTCACCTGGCATCCCTCGCACGAGCCGCGTCCGCCGCTCATGGACCCGTACGACGCGCTGCGCTGCAGTGTCGAGGAGTGGCAGGAGTGGGCGGCCCGCTGCCGCTACGACGGGCCGTACCGGGACATCGTCGTCCGCTCCCTGATCACCCTCAAGGCCCTCACGTACCAGCCGACCGGCGGCATCGTGGCCGCCCCCACCACCTCGCTGCCGGAGGAATTCGGCGGCGTCCGCAACTGGGACTACCGCTACTGCTGGCTGCGCGACTCCACCCTGACCCTCGGCGCGCTCCTGTCGGCGGGTTACCACGACGAGGCCGAGGCCTGGCGCGACTGGCTGCTGCGCGCGGTGGCGGGCGATCCGGCCGATCTGCAGATCATGTACGGGATCGCCGGGGAGCGCCGCCTTCCCGAGCAGGAGTTGGGGTGGCTGTCCGGCTTCGCGGGCTCGGCTCCGGTCCGGATCGGCAACGACGCCGTGAATCAGCTGCAACTGGACGTGTACGGCGAGGTCATGGACTCGCTGGCGCTGGCCCGGGAGTCGGGCCTGTCCGTGAAGCCGCACATGTGGCGGCTTCAGTGCGCGCTGATGGAGTTCCTGCAGACGGCGTGGCGGCAGCCGGACGAGGGGCTGTGGGAGGTGCGCGGCGGGCGCCGCCACTTCGTCTACTCGAAGGTGATGGCCTGGGTGGCCGCCGACCGCGCGGTGCGCACCCTGGAGGGCGATCCGAAGCTGCGCGGCGACCTGGACGGCTGGCGCGCGATGCGCGAGGAGGTGCACCGCGAGGTGTGCGAGCGGGGCTTCGACGTCGAGCGGAACACCTTCACGCAGGCCTACGGTTCGCGGGAGCTGGACGCCGCGCTGCTGCTCATCCCGCGCGTCGGTTTCCTGCCGCCCGACGATCCACGGGTGATCGGCACCATCGACGCGGTGCGCGAGGAACTGGGCCACGCCGGGTTCATGCGCCGCTACAGCTCCGAGGAGACGGTCGTCGACGGGCTGCCGGGCAGCGAGGGAACGTTCCTGGTCTGCTCGTTCTGGCTCGCCGACGCGCTGCACATGACGGGCCGCACGAAGGAGGCCCGGGAGCTGTTCGACCGCGTGGTGGGCGTCGCCAACGACGTCGGCCTGCTCTCGGAGGAGTACGACCCCGTCAGTGGCCGCCAACTCGGCAACTACCCGCAGGCGTTCAGCCACATCGGTCTGGTGAACACGGCCCTCGCCCTCTTCCACGAGGAGGGGCAGGATGGGGCGTCCAGTGCCGACGAGGCAGGATAG
- a CDS encoding SURF1 family protein gives MYRFLLSRQWVILTLVTLLLIPTMIKLGFWQLHRHEHKVALNKVISNSLSAKPVPAESLTSPGHHIRHDDLYRRVTAKGTFDTAHEVVVRRRTNSDDEVGFHVLTPFVLDDGRVLMVNRGWIPADGAQTAFPKIPKPAKGEITVTGRLMADETTADSGIKNVQGLPDRQVMLINSEQQAKSLGKQVLGGYIEQTSPEPAHNSPELLSDPEHSDIGPHMAYAIQWWLFSAGVPVGWVVLARRERRDREEAAAKEAVEEAPVAV, from the coding sequence GTGTACCGCTTCCTGTTGTCCCGGCAGTGGGTGATCCTCACCCTCGTGACGCTTCTGCTGATCCCGACCATGATCAAACTGGGCTTCTGGCAGCTGCACCGGCACGAGCACAAGGTCGCCCTGAACAAGGTGATCTCCAACTCGCTGTCCGCGAAGCCGGTGCCCGCCGAGTCGCTGACCTCCCCCGGGCACCACATCAGGCACGACGACCTCTATCGCCGCGTCACCGCGAAGGGCACCTTCGACACCGCGCACGAGGTCGTCGTCCGGCGCCGCACGAACTCCGACGACGAGGTCGGCTTCCACGTCCTGACGCCGTTCGTCCTCGACGACGGCCGGGTGCTCATGGTCAACCGCGGCTGGATCCCGGCGGACGGCGCGCAGACCGCGTTCCCGAAGATCCCGAAGCCCGCGAAGGGCGAGATCACCGTCACCGGGCGGCTGATGGCCGACGAGACGACCGCCGACAGCGGCATCAAGAACGTCCAGGGCCTGCCCGACCGCCAGGTCATGCTGATCAACAGCGAGCAGCAGGCGAAGTCGCTCGGCAAGCAGGTCCTCGGCGGGTACATCGAGCAGACCTCGCCCGAACCCGCGCACAACTCCCCCGAGCTGCTCTCCGACCCCGAGCACAGCGACATCGGCCCGCACATGGCGTACGCCATCCAGTGGTGGCTGTTCTCGGCGGGCGTCCCCGTCGGCTGGGTGGTCCTGGCCCGCCGCGAACGCCGGGACCGCGAGGAGGCCGCCGCGAAGGAAGCAGTGGAAGAAGCTCCCGTCGCCGTCTGA
- a CDS encoding DEDDh family exonuclease produces MLEDLTTAASPASWPAAYPQGYAVVDVETTGLARDDRIISAAVYRLDARGEVEDHWYTMVNPERDPGPVWIHGLTTEMLEGAPLFPDIAEEFAGRLADRVLVAHNAVFDWSMIAREYARAQREAPVRQRLCTIALSKELGLPLPNHKLESLAAHFGVVQQRAHHALDDARVLAEAFRPSLRAAARGGVRLPLLECLPLKEWSDSTSPRIGQQSSGGYRPTSWRPSRKRPACPHPNPGRYEDGKPLKQGMRVAFSGDTSVDRELLEDRAVEAGLHVATSVSRLTSLLVTNDPDSATSKVVKARQFGTPVIDEAAFGQLLRDVEPASPA; encoded by the coding sequence ATGCTCGAAGACCTGACGACCGCAGCGTCCCCAGCCTCCTGGCCGGCCGCGTATCCACAGGGGTACGCGGTCGTCGACGTGGAGACCACCGGCCTGGCCCGGGACGACCGGATAATCTCGGCCGCCGTCTACCGGCTGGACGCGCGCGGCGAGGTCGAGGACCACTGGTACACGATGGTCAACCCGGAGCGGGACCCGGGCCCGGTCTGGATCCACGGTCTGACGACCGAGATGCTGGAGGGGGCGCCCCTCTTCCCGGACATCGCCGAGGAGTTCGCCGGCCGCCTCGCGGACCGCGTGCTCGTCGCGCACAACGCGGTCTTCGACTGGTCGATGATCGCCCGGGAGTACGCGCGTGCGCAGCGCGAGGCGCCGGTGCGGCAGCGGCTGTGCACCATCGCCCTCTCCAAGGAGCTGGGGCTTCCGCTGCCCAACCACAAGCTGGAGTCGCTCGCCGCGCACTTCGGTGTCGTCCAGCAGCGCGCGCACCACGCGCTGGACGACGCGCGCGTGCTCGCCGAGGCGTTCCGGCCCAGCCTGCGCGCCGCCGCCCGCGGCGGGGTACGGCTGCCGCTGCTGGAGTGCCTGCCGCTCAAGGAGTGGTCCGACAGCACCTCCCCGCGGATCGGTCAGCAGTCCTCCGGGGGCTACCGGCCGACCAGTTGGCGCCCTTCACGCAAACGTCCCGCATGCCCCCATCCCAACCCAGGTCGCTACGAAGACGGCAAACCGCTCAAGCAGGGCATGCGGGTCGCGTTCTCCGGGGACACCTCGGTCGACCGCGAACTGCTGGAGGACCGCGCCGTCGAGGCCGGGCTCCATGTCGCGACGAGCGTGTCCCGGCTGACCAGCCTCCTCGTCACCAACGACCCGGACTCGGCCACCTCCAAGGTGGTCAAGGCCCGCCAGTTCGGCACCCCGGTGATCGACGAGGCGGCCTTCGGTCAGCTGCTGCGGGACGTGGAGCCGGCGTCACCGGCGTGA
- a CDS encoding TetR/AcrR family transcriptional regulator translates to MARPALTREEVLETAANLVKQHGPESLTMRKLAAELGTAVTSIYWHVGNRESLLDALVERTVADLGEIRPAGRTPAQRVVSVARALRRRLRDHPHLVAMVHERGLTERMFLPAQQVLVREVHAAGLRGARAAEAVRAVQFQVVGFVLVERNRERAPVQRPAEEELWDAGAAGDDGALARALARPVDQERLFTVSVRALVESLLGPGAGPGPRR, encoded by the coding sequence ATGGCGAGACCGGCACTCACCCGCGAAGAAGTCCTGGAGACCGCCGCGAACCTGGTGAAGCAGCACGGTCCCGAGTCCCTGACGATGCGCAAGCTCGCCGCGGAGCTGGGCACCGCCGTCACCTCGATCTACTGGCACGTCGGCAACCGCGAGTCCCTGCTCGACGCGCTCGTCGAGCGGACCGTCGCCGACCTCGGCGAGATCCGCCCCGCCGGGCGCACACCGGCGCAGCGCGTCGTGTCCGTGGCGCGCGCCCTGCGCCGGCGGCTGCGCGACCATCCGCACCTCGTCGCGATGGTGCACGAGCGCGGTCTGACGGAGCGGATGTTCCTGCCCGCCCAGCAGGTGCTGGTGCGCGAGGTGCACGCGGCGGGGCTGCGGGGCGCCCGCGCCGCCGAGGCGGTACGTGCGGTGCAGTTCCAGGTCGTCGGCTTCGTCCTGGTCGAGCGCAACCGCGAACGCGCTCCCGTGCAGCGGCCCGCCGAGGAGGAGCTGTGGGACGCGGGCGCCGCCGGGGACGACGGGGCACTGGCCCGCGCGCTGGCCCGCCCGGTGGACCAGGAGAGGCTGTTCACCGTCTCCGTACGGGCGCTGGTGGAGTCGCTGCTCGGGCCGGGGGCGGGTCCGGGGCCGCGGAGATGA
- a CDS encoding acetoacetate decarboxylase family protein: protein MARVRYGARTEAEIAAARTASSRLPDIWSTGVVAVWESDPDAVAAVLPPPLKPTGRPLVRVNISRVDLPGYPLGAGSFGVAAQHDGVEGWYPLVMPMTHERALIGGREVFGEPKKLGEVTVERDGLVVRAALARHGIAFVEVRGAVSGALPLPEPTRKTDFYFKFLPAVDGSGFDADPVLVHCVRGEKVRKLERVTGDVVLRESMYDPVADLPVRELVEITIGEKTTDQQGRVVERVSGQALLPYIHQRYDDPQQILDGPPAGSV, encoded by the coding sequence ATGGCACGAGTGCGGTACGGCGCGCGGACCGAGGCGGAGATCGCGGCCGCGCGCACCGCGAGCTCCAGGCTCCCCGACATCTGGTCCACCGGAGTGGTGGCCGTCTGGGAGAGCGATCCCGACGCGGTCGCGGCGGTCCTGCCGCCCCCGCTCAAACCCACCGGGCGCCCCCTGGTGCGGGTCAACATCAGCAGGGTCGACCTGCCCGGATACCCGCTCGGTGCGGGCTCGTTCGGCGTCGCCGCCCAGCACGACGGTGTCGAGGGCTGGTATCCGCTGGTCATGCCGATGACCCACGAGCGGGCGCTGATCGGCGGGCGCGAGGTCTTCGGGGAGCCCAAGAAGCTCGGCGAGGTGACGGTCGAGCGCGACGGCCTCGTCGTACGCGCCGCACTCGCCCGGCACGGCATCGCGTTCGTCGAGGTGCGCGGCGCGGTGAGCGGAGCCCTGCCGCTGCCCGAGCCGACCCGGAAGACCGACTTCTACTTCAAGTTCCTTCCCGCGGTGGACGGTTCGGGCTTCGACGCCGACCCCGTCCTGGTGCACTGCGTGCGGGGCGAGAAGGTGCGCAAGCTGGAGCGCGTCACCGGGGACGTCGTGCTGCGCGAGTCGATGTACGACCCGGTCGCCGACCTCCCCGTACGCGAACTCGTCGAGATCACCATCGGCGAGAAGACCACCGACCAGCAGGGCCGGGTCGTCGAACGGGTCAGCGGGCAGGCCCTGTTGCCCTACATCCACCAGCGCTACGACGACCCGCAGCAGATCCTCGACGGGCCGCCCGCGGGGAGTGTCTGA
- a CDS encoding SDR family NAD(P)-dependent oxidoreductase translates to MRLREGQVAVVTGAASGIGLAMARRFAADGLKVVLADVEEGALEKAAAGLREDGAVVHARVVDVGERARVLALAEDVYDRFGAVHVLCNNAGVGSGAEGRMWEHDPNDWKWAFAVNVWGVFHGIQAFVPRMIASGEPGHVVNTSSGDGGIAPLPTASVYAVTKAAVVTMTESLYAHLKAEHARVGASVLFPGPHMLRTGLWESHRNRPERYAKERPRKTPYRSLGQWEAAMKEAGHEVMFTPVEEVADLVADGIAADRFWLLPESEHSDRQIRARSQSMLDRADPSYLENFILD, encoded by the coding sequence ATGCGGCTGCGGGAGGGACAGGTCGCGGTCGTCACGGGCGCGGCGAGCGGTATCGGGCTCGCCATGGCGCGCCGGTTCGCGGCGGACGGGCTGAAGGTGGTCCTCGCCGACGTCGAGGAGGGCGCGCTGGAGAAGGCCGCCGCGGGGCTGCGAGAGGACGGGGCCGTCGTGCACGCGCGCGTGGTGGACGTCGGGGAGCGCGCGCGGGTGCTGGCGCTCGCCGAGGACGTCTACGACCGGTTCGGCGCGGTGCACGTGCTGTGCAACAACGCGGGCGTCGGCTCCGGCGCCGAGGGCCGCATGTGGGAGCACGACCCGAATGACTGGAAGTGGGCCTTCGCGGTCAACGTCTGGGGTGTCTTCCACGGCATCCAGGCCTTCGTTCCCCGGATGATCGCCTCGGGGGAGCCGGGGCACGTCGTCAACACCTCGTCGGGCGACGGCGGGATCGCCCCGTTGCCCACCGCCTCCGTGTACGCCGTCACCAAGGCGGCCGTCGTGACGATGACCGAGTCGCTGTACGCGCATCTGAAGGCGGAGCACGCGCGCGTGGGTGCCTCCGTGCTCTTCCCGGGACCCCACATGCTCCGCACGGGCCTGTGGGAGTCGCACCGCAACCGGCCCGAGCGGTACGCGAAGGAGAGGCCGCGCAAGACGCCGTACCGCAGCCTCGGCCAGTGGGAGGCCGCGATGAAGGAGGCCGGCCACGAGGTGATGTTCACGCCGGTCGAGGAGGTCGCCGACCTGGTCGCGGACGGCATCGCGGCGGACCGCTTCTGGCTGCTGCCCGAGAGCGAGCACAGCGACCGGCAGATCCGCGCGCGGTCGCAGTCGATGCTCGACCGGGCCGACCCGTCGTACTTGGAGAACTTCATCCTCGACTGA